A window of Spodoptera frugiperda isolate SF20-4 chromosome 17, AGI-APGP_CSIRO_Sfru_2.0, whole genome shotgun sequence contains these coding sequences:
- the LOC118276744 gene encoding putative uncharacterized protein DDB_G0282133 isoform X13, translating to MATTIPNLKFIVNVIFLFLVTHTHPSLPNEYSGLLSNLYKKASDQNRPLILVLDNNANRGQNSRSQNNDRSNRYESNSNRNNYKSNNNQDRNDVSYEETRNNDETPFLYLHQLSQQANDKISPINKQKSNNHYNSRNDRNSNNRGNNRGDRHRGRNNRGQNERGASDYDNRNNNRGDNYNRGSNRGNSESRSNYRGNSNNRGNYRSNYNRGNNRGNYRANSDRGNYKSNRGYSNNRASFVNNHEYTVKNLGDNNNRLDNNDNNRGDYNNNNRGDNNYNRGSNRGDNDYGNNNNNNRASSNNRGDNNNNNRGDNYNRGDNNNNNNRVDNNNRGDNYNNNNNRGDNYNNNNRGDNNNNNRGDNYNNNRVDNNNRGDNNNRGDNYNNNNNRGDNYNRGDNNNNNNRGDNNNRGDNNNNNRGDNNNRGDNYYVRGSNRGDNDYGNNNNNNNNRASNNNRGYYNNRLDNNNRGDNNNNRGDNNDSADNNNREDNNNNNNRASNNYNNRGDNNNNRGDYNNNNRGANNNNNYNRGNNRGNNDYDNNNRGNYNNNNRGDNNNRLDNNNNNYNRGNNDYGNNNNNNRASNNNNYNRGNNNNRGLVNYVRNSNRGDNNYGNNNNRGDNNNNYNNRGDSNNNNYNRGNNDYGNNNNNNRASNNNYNRGNSNNRGLVNYVRNSNRGDNNYGNNNNNNRGDNNYGNNNNRGDNNNNNYSNRANNNNNRGDNNNNNNRGDNNNYNNRGDNYNYNRGDNDYGNNNNRGDNNNNYNNRANNNYNNRADNDNSAENYNRVDNNNRGNNNDNNSNRGDYNNNNRGDNNNRLDNNNNNYNRGSNRGDNDYGNNNNNNRGDNNNYNNRANNNNYNNRANNNNNYNRGNNNNRGLVNYVRNSNRGDNNYGNNNNNNREDNNSNNRGDNSNNYNRGSNDNNNNYNYNNRANNNNNRGDNDNSAESNNRVDNNNRGNNNNYNRGNNRGDNNYGNNNNNNRGDNNNNRGDNNNNNNYSNRANNNNNRGDNDNSAENNNRVDNNNRGNNNNYNNYNRGDNDRASNNNNRGDNNNNNYNRGNNRGNNDYNNNNRGDNNNRANNNRGDNNNRLNNNNRGNNYNNYVRGSNRGDNDYGNNNNNNRGDNNNNYSNRANNNNNNRGDNDNNNRGDNNNNNNNYNRGDNNNYNRGSNYYGNNNNRGDNNNNYSNRANNNNNNYNRGSNRGNNDYENNNRANNNYNNRGDSNNNNNNNREDYNNRGDNNNYNNRANNNNYNNRANNNNYNNRANNNNNYNRGNNNNRGLVNYVRNSNRGDNNYGNNNNNNRGDKNNNYNNRGDNNNNNYNRGDNDYENNNNRGDNNNNNNYNNNNYSNRANNNNNRGDNNNNRGNNDYGNNNNRANNNYYNRGDNNNNNNYYNNRANNDNNNRGDNDNSAENNNRVDNNNRGNNNNYNRGDNYYGNNNNNNRGDNNNYNNRANNNNNRASNNRGDYNSNNNNRANNNNNNRGLVNYVRNSNRGDNNYGSNNNNNRGDNNNNYRGDNNNNNYNNRANNNNYNRGDNDNNNRGDDNNNYNRGSNDNNNNYYYNNRANNNNRGDNDNSAENNNRLDNNNRGNNNDNNNYNRGNNRGDNDYGSNNNNNRGDNNNNNNRGDNNNNNYNNRGDNNNRLDNNNNNNRGDNNNRGDNNNNNYNNRGDNNNNYNNRGDSNNRGDNYNNRLDNNNNNRGDNNNNNNNYNNRGDNNNRLDNNNNNNRGDNNNNNRGDNNNNNYNNRGDNNNGDILKSPLVKTLMAISNDLRQGYDSCGDEIPTTPSEVDDEDNCEDSGNSCDGDDEGNGNPSTRGELHLNGNNY from the exons ATGGCGACTACAATACCGAATCTAAAGTTTATTGTTAATGTGATATTCTTATTTTTGGTAACG cacACCCATCCATCTTTACCAAATGAATACAGCGGCCTTCTTTCGAACCTTTATAAAAAGGCTTCCGACCAGAATCGCCCATTGATTCTAGTTTTGGACAACAACGCAAATCGTGGTCAAAACTCGAGAAGCCAAAACAACGACAGATCGAATAGATATGAATCCAATAGTaacagaaataattataaatcaaataacaatCAGGATAGGAATGACGTCAGTTACGAAGAGACTCGTAACAACGATGAAACTCCATTCCTCTATCTCCACCAATTGTCGCAGCAG GCAAACGACAAAATCTCACCAATCAACAAACAGAAATCCAACAACCACTACAACTCACGAAATGACAGAAACAGCAACAATCGGGGTAACAATAGGGGGGACCGCCATAGGGGAAGAAATAATAGGGGTCAGAATGAAAGGGGCGCCTCCGATTATGATAACAGAAATAACAACAGAGGTGATAACTATAACAGAGGAAGCAACAGAGGCAACAGTGAATCTAGGAGCAATTACAGGGGCAATTCCAATAATAGAGGCAATTACAGGAGCAATTATAACAGAGGCAATAATAGGGGTAATTATAGGGCTAATTCTGACAGGGGTAACTACAAGAGCAACAGAGGATACTCTAATAATAGAGCTAGTTTCGTAAATAATCATGAGTACACTGTTAAGAACTTGGGAGACAACAACAACAGGTTAGACAACAACGACAACAACAGGGGAgattacaacaacaacaacagaggAGACAACAACTACAATAGAGGCTCCAACAGAGGCGACAATGACTAcggaaacaacaacaacaacaatagaGCTAGCAGCAACAACAGAGGGgataacaacaacaataacagGGGAGATAACTACAACAGAGGagacaacaacaacaataacaacaggGTAGATAACAACAATAGGGGAGATAactacaataacaataacaacaggGGAGATAACTACAACAATAATAACAGGGGagataacaacaacaacaacagggGAGATAACTACAATAACAACAGGGTAGATAACAACAATAGGGGAGATAACAACAATAGGGGAGATAactacaataacaataacaacaggGGAGATAACTACAACAGAGGagacaacaacaacaataataacagGGGAGATAACAACAATAGGGGagataacaacaataacaacaggGGAGATAACAATAACAGAGGAGATAATTACTATGTCAGAGGCTCCAATAGAGGAGACAACGACTACggaaataataacaacaacaacaacaataggGCTAGCAACAACAACAGGGGATATTACAACAACAGGTTAGATAATAACAATAGGGGTGACAACAACAATAACAGAGGAGACAACAACGACAGTGCTGACAACAACAACAGGGAagacaataacaacaacaacaataggGCTAGCAACAATTACAACAACAGGGgagacaacaacaacaacaggggagactacaacaacaacaataggggagctaacaataacaacaactaCAATAGAGGCAATAACAGAGGCAACAATGATTATGACAACAATAACAGGGGAAACTATAACAACAACAATAGGGGAGATAATAATAACAGATTagacaacaataacaacaactaCAATAGAGGTAACAATGATTAcggaaacaacaacaacaataataggGCTAGCAACAACAACAATTACAACAGGGGAAACAATAACAACAGAGGACTCGTAAACTATGTCAGAAACTCCAACAGAGGCGACAACAACTAcggaaacaacaacaacagaggAGATAACAACAATAACTACAACAACAGGGGAGACAGCAACAACAATAACTACAATAGAG GCAACAATGATTAcggaaacaacaacaacaacaataggGCTAGCAACAACAACTACAACAGGGGAAACAGTAACAACAGAGGACTCGTAAACTATGTCAGAAACTCCAACAGAGGCGACAACAACTAcggaaacaacaacaacaacaacagaggAGACAACAATTAcggaaacaacaacaacaggggtgacaacaataacaataactataGCAATAGGGccaacaacaataacaacagaggagacaacaacaacaacaacaataggGGAGATAACAATAACTATAACAACAGGGGAGACAACTACAACTACAATAGAGGCGACAATGACTAcggaaacaacaacaacagaggagataacaacaacaactacaacAATAGGGCCAACAACAATTACAACAACAGGGCAGACAATGACAACAGTGCCGAAAACTATAATAGAGTAGACAATAACAACAGAGGTAACAACAACGATAACAACTCTAATAGAGGAGactacaacaacaacaacagaggAGATAACAACAACAGATTagacaacaataacaataactacaATAGAGGCTCCAATAGGGGAGACAATGATTAcggaaacaacaacaacaataacagGGGAGATAATAACAACTACAACAACCGGGCCAACAACAATAACTACAATAATCGggccaacaacaacaacaattacAACAGGGGAAACAATAACAACAGGGGCCTCGTAAACTATGTCAGAAACTCGAACAGAGGCGACAACAACTAcggaaacaataacaacaacaacagagaagacaacaacagcaacaacagGGGAGACAACAGCAATAACTACAATAGAGGCTCCAATGATAACAATAACAACTACAACTACAACAATAGggccaacaacaacaacaacagggGAGACAATGACAACAGTGCTGAAAGCAATAACAGGGTAGACAATAACAACAGGGGTAACAACAACAACTACAATAGAGGCAACAACAGAGGAGATAATAACTAtggaaacaataacaacaacaacaggggagacaacaacaacaacaggggagataacaataacaacaacaactacaGCAATAGGgccaataacaacaacaacagggGAGACAATGACAACAGTGCTGAAAACAATAATAGAGTAGACAATAACAACAGGGGTaacaacaacaactacaacAATTATAACAGAGGAGACAATGATAGGGCTAGCAACAACAACAATAGGGGagataacaacaacaacaactacaaTAGAGGCAACAACAGAGGCAACAATgactataataacaataacaggGGGGATAACAACAACAGAGCTAACAACAATAGGGGAGATAACAATAACAgattaaacaacaacaacaggggaaataattataataactatgtcAGAGGTTCCAACAGAGGAGACAACGACTACggaaataataacaacaacaacagaggagataacaacaacaactacaGCAATAGGgccaataacaataacaacaacaggGGAGACAACGACAACAACAACAGGGgagataacaataacaataacaacaactaCAACAGAGGAGATAACAACAACTACAATAGAGGCTCCAATTATTAcggaaacaacaacaacagaggggataacaacaacaactacaGCAATAGGgccaataacaataacaacaactaCAATAGAGGCTCCAACAGAGGAAACAATGACTATGAAAACAACAATAGGGCCAACAACAACTACAACAACAGGGGAGACAgcaacaacaataacaacaacaacagggAAGACTACAATAATAGGGGAGATAACAACAACTACAACAATCGGGCCAACAATAATAACTACAACAATCGGGCCAACAACAATAACTACAACAATCGGGccaataacaacaacaattaCAACAGGGGAAACAATAATAACAGAGGACTTGTAAACTATGTCAGAAACTCCAACAGAGGCGACAACAACTAcggaaacaataacaacaacaacagaggAGACAAGAACAATAACTACAACAACAGGGGagacaacaacaacaataattacaatagaGGTGATAACGACTACGAAAACAACAATAACAGGGGagataacaataacaacaacaactataacaacaacaactacaGCAATAGGGccaacaacaataacaacagaggagacaacaacaacaacagaggCAACAATGATTACGGAAACAACAACAATAGGGCTAACAACAATTACTATAACAGGGGtgacaacaacaacaacaacaactactaCAACAATAGGGCCAACAACGATAACAACAACAGGGGAGACAATGACAACAGTGCCGAAAACAATAACAGGGTAGACAATAACAACAGGGGTAACAACAACAACTACAATAGAGGTGACAATTATTAtggaaacaataacaataataatagggGTGATAACAACAATTACAACAATAGGgcgaacaacaacaacaacagggCTAGCAACAACCGAGGCGACTATaacagcaacaacaacaatagagctaacaacaacaataacaacaggGGCCTCGTAAACTATGTCAGAAACTCCAACAGAGGCGACAACAACTACGGtagcaacaacaacaataacagaggagataacaacaacaactacaGGGGagataacaacaacaataactACAACAACAGGGCCAACAACAATAACTACAACAGGGGAGACAATGACAACAACAACAGGGGAGACGACAACAATAACTACAATAGAGGCTCCAATGATAACAATAACAACTACTACTACAACAATAGggccaacaacaacaacagggGAGACAATGACAACAGTGCTGAAAACAATAACAGGTTAGACAATAACAACAGGGGTAACAACAACGACAACAACAATTACAATAGAGGCAACAACAGAGGAGATAATGACTATGGAagcaataacaacaacaataggggagacaacaacaacaacaacaacagaggAGACAACAATAATAACAACTACAACAACCGGGGAGACAATAACAACAGGTTagacaacaacaacaacaacaataggGGAGACAACAACAACCGAGGtgataacaacaacaacaactacaacAACAGAGGAGACAATAACAACAACTACAACAACAGGGGAGACAGCAACAACAGAGGTGACAACTACAACAACAGGTTagacaacaataacaacaatagaggtgataacaacaacaacaacaacaactacaacAACAGAGGAGACAATAATAATAGGTTagataacaataacaacaacaacagaggagacaacaataacaacaacagaggtgataacaacaacaacaactacaacAACAGGGGAGACAATAATAATGGTGATATCTTGAAATCACCACTTGTGAAAACTCTTATGGCAATATCTAATGATTTGAGACAGGGCTATGACTCGTGTGGTGATGAAATACCGACCACACCTAGTGAGGTTGATGATGAGGACAATTGTGAGGACTCAGGAAACTCTtgtgatggtgatgatgaagGCAACGGCAACCCTAGCACCAGAGGAGAACTTCATTTAAATGGGAATAAttactaa
- the LOC118276744 gene encoding putative uncharacterized protein DDB_G0282133 isoform X18: MATTIPNLKFIVNVIFLFLVTHTHPSLPNEYSGLLSNLYKKASDQNRPLILVLDNNANRGQNSRSQNNDRSNRYESNSNRNNYKSNNNQDRNDVSYEETRNNDETPFLYLHQLSQQANDKISPINKQKSNNHYNSRNDRNSNNRGNNRGDRHRGRNNRGQNERGASDYDNRNNNRGDNYNRGSNRGNSESRSNYRGNSNNRGNYRSNYNRGNNRGNYRANSDRGNYKSNRGYSNNRASFVNNHEYTVKNLGDNNNRLDNNDNNRGDYNNNNRGDNNYNRGSNRGDNDYGNNNNNNRASSNNRGDNNNNNRGDNYNRGDNNNNNNRVDNNNRGDNYNNNNNRGDNYNNNNRGDNNNNNRGDNYNNNRVDNNNRGDNNNRGDNYNNNNNRGDNYNRGDNNNNNNRGDNNNRGDNNNNNRGDNNNRGDNYYVRGSNRGDNDYGNNNNNNNNRASNNNRGYYNNRLDNNNRGDNNNNRGDNNDSADNNNREDNNNNNNRASNNYNNRGDNNNNRGDYNNNNRGANNNNNYNRGNNRGNNDYDNNNRGNYNNNNRGDNNNRLDNNNNNYNRGNNDYGNNNNNNRASNNNNYNRGNNNNRGLVNYVRNSNRGDNNYGNNNNRGDNNNNYNNRGDSNNNNYNRGDNDYSNNNNRGDNNNNNNYSNRANNNNNNRGDNDNNNRGNNNSNNNRLDNNYNRGDNDYGNNNNRANNNNNNNNYSNRANNNNNNRGDNDNNNNYNRGSNYYGNNNNNNRGDNNNNNYNNNRANNNNNNRGDNDNSAENNNRVDNNNRGNNNNYNRGNNDYGNNNNNNRASNNNYNRGNSNNRGLVNYVRNSNRGDNNYGNNNNNNRGDNNYGNNNNRGDNNNNNYSNRANNNNNRGDNNNNNNRGDNNNYNNRGDNYNYNRGDNDYGNNNNRGDNNNNYNNRANNNYNNRADNDNSAENYNRVDNNNRGNNNDNNSNRGDYNNNNRGDNNNRLDNNNNNYNRGSNRGDNDYGNNNNNNRGDNNNYNNRANNNNYNNRANNNNNYNRGNNNNRGLVNYVRNSNRGDNNYGNNNNNNREDNNSNNRGDNSNNYNRGSNDNNNNYNYNNRANNNNNRGDNDNSAESNNRVDNNNRGNNNNYNRGNNRGDNNYGNNNNNNRGDNNNNRGDNNNNNNYSNRANNNNNRGDNDNSAENNNRVDNNNRGNNNNYNNYNRGDNDRASNNNNRGDNNNNNYNRGNNRGNNDYNNNNRGDNNNRANNNRGDNNNRLNNNNRGNNYNNYVRGSNRGDNDYGNNNNNNRGDNNNNYSNRANNNNNNRGDNDNNNRGDNNNNNNNYNRGDNNNYNRGSNYYGNNNNRGDNNNNYSNRANNNNNNYNRGSNRGNNDYENNNRANNNYNNRGDSNNNNNNNREDYNNRGDNNNYNNRANNNNYNNRANNNNYNNRANNNNNYNRGNNNNRGLVNYVRNSNRGDNNYGNNNNNNRGDKNNNYNNRGDNNNNNYNRGDNDYENNNNNNRGDNDNSAENNNRLDNNNRGNNNDNNNYNRGNNRGDNDYGSNNNNNRGDNNNNNNRGDNNNNNYNNRGDNNNRLDNNNNNNRGDNNNRGDNNNNNYNNRGDNNNNYNNRGDSNNRGDNYNNRLDNNNNNRGDNNNNNNNYNNRGDNNNRLDNNNNNNRGDNNNNNRGDNNNNNYNNRGDNNNGDILKSPLVKTLMAISNDLRQGYDSCGDEIPTTPSEVDDEDNCEDSGNSCDGDDEGNGNPSTRGELHLNGNNY, from the exons ATGGCGACTACAATACCGAATCTAAAGTTTATTGTTAATGTGATATTCTTATTTTTGGTAACG cacACCCATCCATCTTTACCAAATGAATACAGCGGCCTTCTTTCGAACCTTTATAAAAAGGCTTCCGACCAGAATCGCCCATTGATTCTAGTTTTGGACAACAACGCAAATCGTGGTCAAAACTCGAGAAGCCAAAACAACGACAGATCGAATAGATATGAATCCAATAGTaacagaaataattataaatcaaataacaatCAGGATAGGAATGACGTCAGTTACGAAGAGACTCGTAACAACGATGAAACTCCATTCCTCTATCTCCACCAATTGTCGCAGCAG GCAAACGACAAAATCTCACCAATCAACAAACAGAAATCCAACAACCACTACAACTCACGAAATGACAGAAACAGCAACAATCGGGGTAACAATAGGGGGGACCGCCATAGGGGAAGAAATAATAGGGGTCAGAATGAAAGGGGCGCCTCCGATTATGATAACAGAAATAACAACAGAGGTGATAACTATAACAGAGGAAGCAACAGAGGCAACAGTGAATCTAGGAGCAATTACAGGGGCAATTCCAATAATAGAGGCAATTACAGGAGCAATTATAACAGAGGCAATAATAGGGGTAATTATAGGGCTAATTCTGACAGGGGTAACTACAAGAGCAACAGAGGATACTCTAATAATAGAGCTAGTTTCGTAAATAATCATGAGTACACTGTTAAGAACTTGGGAGACAACAACAACAGGTTAGACAACAACGACAACAACAGGGGAgattacaacaacaacaacagaggAGACAACAACTACAATAGAGGCTCCAACAGAGGCGACAATGACTAcggaaacaacaacaacaacaatagaGCTAGCAGCAACAACAGAGGGgataacaacaacaataacagGGGAGATAACTACAACAGAGGagacaacaacaacaataacaacaggGTAGATAACAACAATAGGGGAGATAactacaataacaataacaacaggGGAGATAACTACAACAATAATAACAGGGGagataacaacaacaacaacagggGAGATAACTACAATAACAACAGGGTAGATAACAACAATAGGGGAGATAACAACAATAGGGGAGATAactacaataacaataacaacaggGGAGATAACTACAACAGAGGagacaacaacaacaataataacagGGGAGATAACAACAATAGGGGagataacaacaataacaacaggGGAGATAACAATAACAGAGGAGATAATTACTATGTCAGAGGCTCCAATAGAGGAGACAACGACTACggaaataataacaacaacaacaacaataggGCTAGCAACAACAACAGGGGATATTACAACAACAGGTTAGATAATAACAATAGGGGTGACAACAACAATAACAGAGGAGACAACAACGACAGTGCTGACAACAACAACAGGGAagacaataacaacaacaacaataggGCTAGCAACAATTACAACAACAGGGgagacaacaacaacaacaggggagactacaacaacaacaataggggagctaacaataacaacaactaCAATAGAGGCAATAACAGAGGCAACAATGATTATGACAACAATAACAGGGGAAACTATAACAACAACAATAGGGGAGATAATAATAACAGATTagacaacaataacaacaactaCAATAGAGGTAACAATGATTAcggaaacaacaacaacaataataggGCTAGCAACAACAACAATTACAACAGGGGAAACAATAACAACAGAGGACTCGTAAACTATGTCAGAAACTCCAACAGAGGCGACAACAACTAcggaaacaacaacaacagaggAGATAACAACAATAACTACAACAACAGGGGAGACAGCAACAACAATAACTACAATAGAGGTGATAACGATtacagcaacaacaacaacaggggagataataataacaacaacaattaCAGCAATAGGGccaacaacaataacaacaacaggGGAGACAATGACAACAACAACAGGGGAAATAACAACAGCAATAATAACAGATTAGACAACAACTACAATAGAGGCGACAATGACTAcggaaacaacaacaacagagccaacaacaacaacaacaacaataattacaGCAATCGGGctaacaacaataacaacaacaggGGAGACAATGACAACAACAATAACTACAATAGAGGCTCCAATTATTAcggaaacaacaacaacaataataggggagataacaacaacaacaactacaacAACAATAGAGccaacaacaataacaacaacaggGGAGACAATGACAACAGTGCCGAAAACAATAACAGGGTAGACAATAACAACAGGGGTaacaacaacaactacaacAGAGGCAACAATGATTAcggaaacaacaacaacaacaataggGCTAGCAACAACAACTACAACAGGGGAAACAGTAACAACAGAGGACTCGTAAACTATGTCAGAAACTCCAACAGAGGCGACAACAACTAcggaaacaacaacaacaacaacagaggAGACAACAATTAcggaaacaacaacaacaggggtgacaacaataacaataactataGCAATAGGGccaacaacaataacaacagaggagacaacaacaacaacaacaataggGGAGATAACAATAACTATAACAACAGGGGAGACAACTACAACTACAATAGAGGCGACAATGACTAcggaaacaacaacaacagaggagataacaacaacaactacaacAATAGGGCCAACAACAATTACAACAACAGGGCAGACAATGACAACAGTGCCGAAAACTATAATAGAGTAGACAATAACAACAGAGGTAACAACAACGATAACAACTCTAATAGAGGAGactacaacaacaacaacagaggAGATAACAACAACAGATTagacaacaataacaataactacaATAGAGGCTCCAATAGGGGAGACAATGATTAcggaaacaacaacaacaataacagGGGAGATAATAACAACTACAACAACCGGGCCAACAACAATAACTACAATAATCGggccaacaacaacaacaattacAACAGGGGAAACAATAACAACAGGGGCCTCGTAAACTATGTCAGAAACTCGAACAGAGGCGACAACAACTAcggaaacaataacaacaacaacagagaagacaacaacagcaacaacagGGGAGACAACAGCAATAACTACAATAGAGGCTCCAATGATAACAATAACAACTACAACTACAACAATAGggccaacaacaacaacaacagggGAGACAATGACAACAGTGCTGAAAGCAATAACAGGGTAGACAATAACAACAGGGGTAACAACAACAACTACAATAGAGGCAACAACAGAGGAGATAATAACTAtggaaacaataacaacaacaacaggggagacaacaacaacaacaggggagataacaataacaacaacaactacaGCAATAGGgccaataacaacaacaacagggGAGACAATGACAACAGTGCTGAAAACAATAATAGAGTAGACAATAACAACAGGGGTaacaacaacaactacaacAATTATAACAGAGGAGACAATGATAGGGCTAGCAACAACAACAATAGGGGagataacaacaacaacaactacaaTAGAGGCAACAACAGAGGCAACAATgactataataacaataacaggGGGGATAACAACAACAGAGCTAACAACAATAGGGGAGATAACAATAACAgattaaacaacaacaacaggggaaataattataataactatgtcAGAGGTTCCAACAGAGGAGACAACGACTACggaaataataacaacaacaacagaggagataacaacaacaactacaGCAATAGGgccaataacaataacaacaacaggGGAGACAACGACAACAACAACAGGGgagataacaataacaataacaacaactaCAACAGAGGAGATAACAACAACTACAATAGAGGCTCCAATTATTAcggaaacaacaacaacagaggggataacaacaacaactacaGCAATAGGgccaataacaataacaacaactaCAATAGAGGCTCCAACAGAGGAAACAATGACTATGAAAACAACAATAGGGCCAACAACAACTACAACAACAGGGGAGACAgcaacaacaataacaacaacaacagggAAGACTACAATAATAGGGGAGATAACAACAACTACAACAATCGGGCCAACAATAATAACTACAACAATCGGGCCAACAACAATAACTACAACAATCGGGccaataacaacaacaattaCAACAGGGGAAACAATAATAACAGAGGACTTGTAAACTATGTCAGAAACTCCAACAGAGGCGACAACAACTAcggaaacaataacaacaacaacagaggAGACAAGAACAATAACTACAACAACAGGGGagacaacaacaacaataattacaatagaGGTGATAACGACTACGAAAACAA caacaacaacaacagggGAGACAATGACAACAGTGCTGAAAACAATAACAGGTTAGACAATAACAACAGGGGTAACAACAACGACAACAACAATTACAATAGAGGCAACAACAGAGGAGATAATGACTATGGAagcaataacaacaacaataggggagacaacaacaacaacaacaacagaggAGACAACAATAATAACAACTACAACAACCGGGGAGACAATAACAACAGGTTagacaacaacaacaacaacaataggGGAGACAACAACAACCGAGGtgataacaacaacaacaactacaacAACAGAGGAGACAATAACAACAACTACAACAACAGGGGAGACAGCAACAACAGAGGTGACAACTACAACAACAGGTTagacaacaataacaacaatagaggtgataacaacaacaacaacaacaactacaacAACAGAGGAGACAATAATAATAGGTTagataacaataacaacaacaacagaggagacaacaataacaacaacagaggtgataacaacaacaacaactacaacAACAGGGGAGACAATAATAATGGTGATATCTTGAAATCACCACTTGTGAAAACTCTTATGGCAATATCTAATGATTTGAGACAGGGCTATGACTCGTGTGGTGATGAAATACCGACCACACCTAGTGAGGTTGATGATGAGGACAATTGTGAGGACTCAGGAAACTCTtgtgatggtgatgatgaagGCAACGGCAACCCTAGCACCAGAGGAGAACTTCATTTAAATGGGAATAAttactaa